The stretch of DNA CGTAGGACGCCTGTGCGTCCTCCTCGAGCACCTCGAGAATTCTATCTTCCGTCGCCTGCGCACTCATAGCAGTACGTTTTGCTTCGACGGGAAAATATCTTTTGTATACGAAAACGACGGATATCCAATCAGAAGGACCCGACGTTTTGGCTGGCGAGCACGGTGCTTGCAGGCGATTTCGACCGCGGATTCGCAGTCGGCTTCGCGAGCGACCGACTCTCGAGGCGGACTCGACGCGAAACCGACGTGAAAAACGAAACCGCTGCGGACAGGTGGACTCGAGACGGCACCCGACTGTCAGCTATGGGACAGCGTCGACAGTCGGCCTACGTGTGTCGCTCGAGCAGGTCGTAGCTGCGTTCCCACTCGGCGTCGTCGTCGAAGTACCGCTCTGCCAGTGGCTCGTCGGGCAGTTCGCCGACGGCGTGTTTCTCCTGCTGGTAGGAGGGTCGATCGTCCTCGACGTAGTAGCGGCCGGTCAGGACGGTTCCCTCGTTGAGGACGTCCTCGGTCTCACGCATCATCCGGGCAGCTTCTTCCCGGTCGGAGACGTCGAAGTCGTAGTCGTCGGACTCCTGGACGTCGACGTAGGGGACGTACTGGCGCGCGTCCTTGTTCCAGGTCGGACACTGGGTCAGGAAGTCGATGTGGGCGAAGCCGTCGTGTTCGATGGCCTCCTTGATGATCTCTTTGGCCTGGTTGGGGTTGACGGCTGCGGTGCGGGCGACGTAGCTCGCACCGGCGTTCAGCGACATCGACAGCGGCCGCAGCGGCGTCTTCGCGCTGCCCGATGGCTGGGTCTTGGACTTGTGGCCCTTGGGACTCGTCGGCGAGGTCTGGCCCTTCGTCAGGCCGAAGATCTCGTTGTTGAAGACGATATACGTGATGTCGTGGTTCTCCCGGGCCGAGTGAATGAAGTGGTTGCCACCGATCCCGTAGCCGTCGCCGTCACCGCCCGCGGCGATGACCTCGAGTTCGGGGTTTGCGAGCTTGGCGGCTCGAGCCACGGGCAGCGAGCGACCGTGGATCGTGTGGAAGCCATACGTGTCCAAGTAGCTGTTCAGCTTGCCGGAACAGCCGATACCGGTGACAGTCAGCACTTCTTCGGGCGTCTTGCCGACCTCCGGCAGCGCCTGTTTCAGCGCCTTCAGGACGCCGAAGTCACCACAGCCCGGACACCAGGTCGGCTGTGGTTCGACACCGGGCGTGTACTCGTCCCGGTCGATTTCCCGTTCCTCTCCGATCGCGTTGAATGCACTCATTGGTCAGTCACCTGCAGCTGGTTCGATTCGTACCTGTGCGGTCGGTTCGCGGTCTTCCTCGACGAAGTTGACTTCGTAGCCCTCGACGATCTCGGCGGGCTCGAAGGGGTTGCCGTTGTACTTCAGCAGGCTGGTCAGCTTCTCGCCGAACCGGCCCAGTTCCTTCTGGAGCAGGCCGCGGAACTGCGCGGTCGCGTTCATCTCGACGACCATCGCCTCGTCGACACTCTCCAAGAACTCGGTCACCTCGGCCTCCGCGAACGGCATCATGTCGGAGACGCTGATGCCTTTCACCGAGTGGCCGTCGTCGTTGAGTCGCTTGACGGCCTCCTCGACGGCACCCTGACTCGAGCCCCACGTGATGACGCCGTAGTCGGCCGTCTCGTCGCCGAAGTAGGTCTGAGTCGACGACTCTCGGCTGTCGAGGTCCTCGCGGATCGACTCGAGTTTCTCGAGGCGTCGGTCCATCTGGGCGACACGGTTGTCGGGGTCCTCATTGATGTGGCCGACGGGGCTGTGTTCGTTCCCGGTCGCGAGGAAGCGCCCGCCCTTCTGGCCGGGAATCGAGCGCTGTGAAACGCCGTTTTCGGCGTCCTCGTAGTTGAAGCGCTTGAACTTCCCGGAGTTGTCGTGGGCGGCTTCCCGGAGTTCCTCCTCGGTCAGCGTCGCGCCCAGATCCGGCTGCGGTTCGCGGTCGAAGAACTCGACATCGACGTTGGTGTTCTCACCGGAGAGCTTCTGGTCGTAGATGATGATCGACGGAATCTGATAGTCCCAGGCGATCTCGAACGCCAGTCGAGTCTGCTCGTAGGCTTCCTCGATGTTCCCGGGCGCGAAGACGACGCGCTGGGAGTCTCCCTGACTCGTATAGAGGATATGCTCTAAGTCGGACTGCTCGGGTTTCGTCGGCATCCCGGTCGAAGGACCGGCACGCATGGCCTCGATGAGGACCAGCGGCGTCTCGGTCATCTCTGCTAAGCCCAGCGGCTCGCTCATCAGAGCGAAGCCACCGCCGGAGGAGCCGGACATGGCTTTGACGCCGGCGTGGCTCGCACCGACGGCCAGCGCCGCAGCAGCGATCTCGTCTTCGACCTGCTCGGAGACGCCACCCATGTCGGGGAAGTTCTGACTGAGGATGGTAAAGACGTCCGTCCACGGCGTCATCGGGTAGCCAGCGATGAACCGACAGCCGGCGTCGATCGCGCCGTAGGCGATCGCGTTCGAACCCGACAGCAGCGCCTGCTCGGTCTCGTGGGAGCCCTCGGGGGCTCGCAGGTCGTGCTCGAAGTCGTATTCCTCGGTGACGGTGTCGTAGGCCTCGTGGAGGATCTCGAGGTTCGCCTCGAGAATGTCCCCGCCCATCGCGTCGGACATCAGGTCCTCGATGTGTTCGAGATCCATCTCGAGCAGCGCAGCCGTCGCGCCGACGCCGGCGGTGTTACGCATGACCTCACGACCGTGTTCCCGGGCGAGTCCGCGGAGGTCCATCGGGAAGACGTGCCAGTCGTTCTCCTCGGCACGAGCCTCGAGATCGAGCGCTTCGACGTCCTCCTCGCTGATGAGTCCCTCGTCGTAGATGATGATCCCGCCCTCGCGGAGTTCATCGAGGTTCTCCGAGAGAGGCTTGATCTCCTCGTTGCCGTAGAAGGCGTCTTCCTGCGGGTTGCGGGCGAAGGAGTCACCCAGTGCGAGCAGGAAGTTGTAGCCGTCTCCACGTGACTGTACCTCGTGGTCTGCGGCACGAATCTCGACGTACGTGTGGCCGCCGCGAATCCGCGACGGATAGTGTCGGTGAGTGAATACGTCGAGCCCCGAGCGCATCAGCGCCTTGGCGAAGTTCTGGCTCGTCGAGTCGATCCCGTCACCGGAACCGCCTGCGATTCGCCAGATAAGTTCGTCGCTACTCATAGTGGATCAGTGGCCGATGGGCCAACCGTATCCGAATTTTCGCACTACCGTGCCTAAAGCCTTTGCTATGGATTGACAAGTATCTTTCGTGAAGGATGAACATCCGTTGAAGAATATGTGTGATCGATCATTACTATCGGGGCGAAACGAGTAGTCCACCACCATATTCACTTACCGAGTCGAGACTCCCCACCGAACCAAACGGTCCCACCACCGTCATTACAATCAACACACAGAGACGGACACCACTCAGTGGGTGTCATATGGTCTCCTATCCCGGTGCAACCGCGACATCGTGACAGGGGACCGCATGAAACAGACACCACGGATGCCTGCGGTTTCGTCGGTAGCTTTTATACGGCCCCCATGTTGTATGTTCCCATGGGATACATCGTCCGGATGCCGAAACTCGGTCTCGAGATGGAACGCGGAACACTTCTCGAGTGGGCCGTCAGCGAGGATGAGTCGGTTTCTGAGGGGGACCTGATCGCCGAAGTCGAGTCCGAAAAGAGTATCGGAGAGATCGAAGCCCGCGAAGACGGAGTCGTGCGACGGACCTACCTCGAGGTCGACGAGACGGTTCCGCCGGGGACCCCGATCGGGATCGTCGCGCCGAGCGAGGCCGACATCAGCGACCTCGAGGCCGAAGCGACGAGCGACTTAGAGGCCAACGTCGAGGTCGAGGAGGCTGAACCCGAGCCCGAACCGGACGAGCCCGCGGCTGAAACAGCCGCGAGCGAGCCCGAAGCAGGCGCCGGCGGCGAGACAGCGGATGAGAGCAGGGCCTCACCCCGTGCTCGAGACCGGGCAGCGGAACTGGGTGTCGAACTGGCGACCGTCGAGGGAACCGGCTATCAGGGCGCGATCACCGAGGACGACGTCGAACGGGCGGCAAGTGAGGGAACGGGCGCGGGCGGCGGTGAGCCGGACGCCTCGCCGCGAGCGCGCGCTCGCGCTGACGAACTGGGTGTCGACCTCGCGAGCGTCGAGGGGACCGGCTATCAGGGGGCGATCACCGAAGACGACGTCGAGGCAGCTGCCACAGCGGAGACCGGCGGAACGAGCCGGACCCTTGCCGAACAGCGACCGTTCGGTGGGATGCGCAAGACGATCGCCTCGCGACTGAGCGAGAGCGACCGCGAGGCCGTCCACGTGACCGTCCATCGCGAGGCCGACGCCGAGGCGCTGCTTTCGGCTGCCGACGCCGCAGACGCCACTCTCGCAACCGACGTCTCGGTTCAGGACGTGCTCCTTCAGGTCATCTCGGCGACGCTCGCGGACCATCCCGCGTTCAACGCGACATTCGAAGACGACGTCCACGAACTCTGGGAGGAACACAACCTCGGTATCGCCGTCGACATCGAACAGGGACTGATTGCGCCGGTGCTTCCGGATGTCGGGGCAAAATCGCTTGCCGAAATCGCCGACGAACGACGTGATCTCGTTGGCCGCGCAACCAGCGGCGACTACACCATGGACGACTTACAGGGTGGGACGTTCACCGTGACAAATCTCGGCGTTCTCGGCGTCGAGGCGTTCGATCCGATTATCAACCCGCCACAGGTCGCCATCCTCGGCGTCGACGCCATCGCCGAGCAGCCGACTCGCGGCGACGACGACAGCATCGAGTGGCGACGCCACCTCCCGTTCGATCTCTCGTTCGACCACCGGGTCGTCGACGGCGCGGACGCGGCTCGTTTCCTCGAGACGCTCGTCGACTACGTCGAAAATCCGTGGCCGCTCCTTCCCGAGGACGTCGCCGACGCGGCCGACCGCGGGGCTGCCGGGGCAGAGACGGAGATGCCCGGCCGATCGGTCACCGCCACGAACCCCGAGGGAATGCACGGTCGCATCGAGGCCGGCTCCTTCGAGTGGACGTACGACGAACCCGAATCCAGCGGTGGCACCGAGACCGGCCCGACCCCGGTCGATGTCGCGCTCGGCGGCCTCGCCTCGTGTCTCTCGTTGAGTACCAGATTTCAGGCGAGCAAACGCGACATGTTGGTCGAGGAGATCCAGGTCGATGTGGACGCGACGCCAGAGGAGGGAGGCGTCGAGGACATCGCAGCGACGATCCGGCTTGCGACCGACGAAGACGACGAGAGCGTCGATCGGCTCGTCGACCTCGGCGAACGAGGCTGTCACGTCTCGCAGATGCTTCGGGAGGATCTGGAACTCGACCTCTCCTGGGAGCGCCTCTAAAATCGGACGGGCTGTTCGGCAGTCCGCTACTCTGGATAGGTCCGATCCGGCTCCGGCATCGCGTCGACGTTCGCCGCAGTCTCGAAGATCGCGCCGTTGAGTTCGTCGGCGGTGTCGAAGTACCAGTATTCGGTGCCGCCGTAGTTGCCGCTCTGGATGACCGGCAGGCCGGCGTCTTCGAACTCCTCGACGACCGCGTGGGGGTCGTCGAAGGCAAAACAGGCGACGTGATGCAGCCCTTCGCCATGTTCCTCGAGGTGCTCCGTGTAGATACTCTCTCCCTCGAGCGGTTCGATCAGCTCGATCATCGTCTCGCCGAGCTGAGTGAGCGCGAGCACCATCGAATACTCGTGGGACTCGCCGTGGTAGGTCCGGTCGGTGAGCGTCGGCGGCTCGAACCGGTAGACGTCCCACGGGCCGACGCCGAGGATCGAGCCGAACCGATCCATCCCGTCGTCGATGTCCTCGACGACGAACGCGACCTGTGACAGCTCCGGAATCTCGACCGCCAATTGTGGAATGTTGTCAGGCACCATTGTGGCGACCACCGCTACCACGACGGTCGAGGTAATGGTTTGCCCTCGGGCTCAGCGCGGGCTACTCCGTCCGCCCCTCGTCGACAGCGTCGACCTCGAAGCCACCTGCTCGCGCACCCGCCTCGAGCGTCGCGTGGACATCTACGAGCCGCGGCCCATCGGGGACGGGCGTCAGTTCGACCATCGCGTCGGTGAGCTCGAGTTCGCGCTCGCCGTCGGCACCGACGACGCCGTCGGGCACGTCGAACGTGGCGGACTCGTTCGGCTCGAGTCGCTCGCACGACGCGACGCCGACCGTCGCGGTGACGCCCGGCGCGACGATTGCACGGACGGACCGCGGTGCATCTGCGGGATCGTCGAGTCGGACGGTGATACCGCCGGGGTCGGTCGGTGACAGCGGCTCGAGCGCACCCGCAACGGCTGGGAGCCCGATGTCGCCGGGATGGGCCTGCGAGACGACCCCGCCGCGGAGATCAGCCGGATCGAGCAACGCGCGGGTCCCAATAAACGACTTCGAGGAGACCTCGGCTGCCGCAAGGCCGGTCAGCCGCCGCTCGCCAGTCGGTGTCTCGGCGCGTGCCTCGACCGTCCCGTGGCGGGTCGTCACAGTCTCGGCCGCGACGGTCCCGGTGGCGACGAGTGCCGCAGCCGCGCCCGCGACGGTGCCATCGACGGCTGCAGGGACGACGTTGTTCGTGCCCGTCGAGACGGCAACGAGCGGCACGTCGCCGAGTTCGAGCGCGGCGTCGCGGGTCGTCCCGTCGCCGCCGAGGACGACCGCGACATCGACGGCGTCGCGAAACCGGGCTGCTGCTCGGCGGGTATCGGTCGCGTTCTCTTCGATCGGCATCTCGAGCGTCGTCGCATCGATCTCGTCGGGTGCTTTCGCGACCGCGTGGTCGGCGATTCCTGTCCGGTCAGGCATGACGAGCACTTCGACGGGCTCGCCTGCAACCGTCAGGCCATCGCAAACGCACTCGGCGACCCGGCGCTTCGCGTAGTTGTCGACGACGCTCGCACCGCCAGTGAGCCGGCGGATGTCACGACCTGCAGCGGGGTTGACGATCAGTCCGAGAGTCGCCACGCACGGACCCCGCTACGCGATCCGCTCGATGGCGGCTCTGACATCGTCGTCACCGGGTAGGACCTCCTGCTCGAGCGGTGGGCTAAACGGCATGTGCGTATCCGGCGTGCCGACCCGCTGGATCGGTGCATCGAGGCTGAAGAACGCCTCTTCCTGGACGCGGGCGATGATCTCCGCGTGGGTGCCATACGAGAGCGGGCTCTCGTCGGCGACGACCAGCCGACCGGTCTTCTCGACGCTCTCGACGATCGTGTCGGTATCGAGCGGGTACAGCGAGCGCGGATCGATGACCTCGACGCTGACGTCGCCTTCGAGGGAGTCGGCCACGCCGAGGGACTCACCGACGAGTCGCTGGGTGGCGACGACGGTGACGTCCTCGCCCTCGCGTTCGACGGCTGCCTCCCCGAGTGGGACCGTATAGTCCTCGTCGGTCGGCACTTCGCCCGACTGCTCGTAGATCATCTTGTTCTCGAAGACGAAGACGGGATCGTCCGAGCGGATGGCGGCTTTCGTCAGCCCTTTCGCGCTCGCGGCGGTTCCCGGTGCGACGGCTTTCAGCCCAGGGAAGTGGGCGATCCAGGTGTGGACCGTCCCCGAGTGCTGGCTGGCAGCGCCCATCCCACCGCCCTCGGTGGTTCGGACGGTGACCGGCAGTTCGGCTTTCCCGCCGAACATGTAGTGCATCTTTGCCATCTGGTTCATGATCTGTTCCATCGAGACGCCCATGAAATCCGAGAACATGAGTTCGACGACCGGTCGTGTGCCAGTCGCCGCCGCACCGGTCGCCGCGCCCATGAAGCCGGCCTCGCTGATCGGCGTATCCCGGACCCGCTCCTCGCCGAACTCCTCGTAGAGGCCGCTCGTTACCTCGAGGACGCCGCCGAAGAGCCCGACGTCTTCGCCCATCACGTAGACGTCTTCGTCGCGCTCGAGTTCTTCGCGGAGGCCCTGTCGGATCGCCTCCCGGACGGTCATCGTCTCGGTCTCCTGTTCGAGTTCTGCCTGTGCAGTCATCGGTGGTCACCTCCGTTCGCGCCGCCGTCGGTACGTGCGACGTTCGCGAATCGCTCGAGTTCCGGCGGCTGCTCGACGAACATGTCTTCGTAGGCCGCGCTCAGTTCCGGATAGTCCGTCTCCTGTGCATATTCGACGGCGTCGTCGATCGACGCCTCGATCTCGGCTCGAAGGTCGTCGAACTCCTCTTGGGTCAGTTCGCCGCGCTCGATCAGTCGGTCTTTGAACGACTCGATCGGGTCCTGCTCCCGCCAGCGCTCGACCTCCTCGTCGTCGCGGTAGGGTTCCTCGTCGCCCTCGTAGTGGCCGCGGTAGCGGTACGTCTGGGCCTCGACCATCGTCGGCCCATCGCCGGCCCGCGCTCGTTCCCGGGCTTCGGCGACCGCCTCCGCGACGGCGGTGATGTCCATCCCGTCGACGGTTACGCCGGGAATGTCGTAGGCCTGGGCCGTATCGCTCAGGTTCTCGAGGTTGTGTTGCTTCTCGACTGGGGTCCCCTCCCCGTAGTGGTTGTTCTCGACGACGAAGATCGCTGGCAGGTCCCACGTCGAGGCGAGGTTGATCGCCTCGTGGACCTGTCCCTGGGCGACCGCACCATCGCCGAGGAAGCCGACCGCGACCTGGTCGCGGTCCTGATAGTCGATCGACAGGGCCGCGCCGGTCGCCATCGGCGGCCCCGCGCCGACGATACCGTTCGCGCCGAGCATCCCGGCGTCGACGTCTGCGATGTGCATCGAGCCACCCTTGCCGTTACAGTAGCCCTCGGCCTTGCCGTAGAGCTCGGCCATCATATACTTCGGATCGAGTCCCTTCGCGATGCAGTGGCCGTGACCGCGGTGCGTGCTCGCGATATAGTCGTCGGAGTCGAGCGACGCACAGGTGCCGAC from Natrinema sp. HArc-T2 encodes:
- a CDS encoding thiamine pyrophosphate-dependent enzyme translates to MSAFNAIGEEREIDRDEYTPGVEPQPTWCPGCGDFGVLKALKQALPEVGKTPEEVLTVTGIGCSGKLNSYLDTYGFHTIHGRSLPVARAAKLANPELEVIAAGGDGDGYGIGGNHFIHSARENHDITYIVFNNEIFGLTKGQTSPTSPKGHKSKTQPSGSAKTPLRPLSMSLNAGASYVARTAAVNPNQAKEIIKEAIEHDGFAHIDFLTQCPTWNKDARQYVPYVDVQESDDYDFDVSDREEAARMMRETEDVLNEGTVLTGRYYVEDDRPSYQQEKHAVGELPDEPLAERYFDDDAEWERSYDLLERHT
- a CDS encoding 2-oxoacid:acceptor oxidoreductase subunit alpha, yielding MSSDELIWRIAGGSGDGIDSTSQNFAKALMRSGLDVFTHRHYPSRIRGGHTYVEIRAADHEVQSRGDGYNFLLALGDSFARNPQEDAFYGNEEIKPLSENLDELREGGIIIYDEGLISEEDVEALDLEARAEENDWHVFPMDLRGLAREHGREVMRNTAGVGATAALLEMDLEHIEDLMSDAMGGDILEANLEILHEAYDTVTEEYDFEHDLRAPEGSHETEQALLSGSNAIAYGAIDAGCRFIAGYPMTPWTDVFTILSQNFPDMGGVSEQVEDEIAAAALAVGASHAGVKAMSGSSGGGFALMSEPLGLAEMTETPLVLIEAMRAGPSTGMPTKPEQSDLEHILYTSQGDSQRVVFAPGNIEEAYEQTRLAFEIAWDYQIPSIIIYDQKLSGENTNVDVEFFDREPQPDLGATLTEEELREAAHDNSGKFKRFNYEDAENGVSQRSIPGQKGGRFLATGNEHSPVGHINEDPDNRVAQMDRRLEKLESIREDLDSRESSTQTYFGDETADYGVITWGSSQGAVEEAVKRLNDDGHSVKGISVSDMMPFAEAEVTEFLESVDEAMVVEMNATAQFRGLLQKELGRFGEKLTSLLKYNGNPFEPAEIVEGYEVNFVEEDREPTAQVRIEPAAGD
- a CDS encoding thiamine pyrophosphate-dependent dehydrogenase E1 component subunit alpha, whose translation is MANFDIETADGRREALRRMVTIRAFDEEAGNRFADGEIPGFVHLYIGEEAVGVGTCASLDSDDYIASTHRGHGHCIAKGLDPKYMMAELYGKAEGYCNGKGGSMHIADVDAGMLGANGIVGAGPPMATGAALSIDYQDRDQVAVGFLGDGAVAQGQVHEAINLASTWDLPAIFVVENNHYGEGTPVEKQHNLENLSDTAQAYDIPGVTVDGMDITAVAEAVAEARERARAGDGPTMVEAQTYRYRGHYEGDEEPYRDDEEVERWREQDPIESFKDRLIERGELTQEEFDDLRAEIEASIDDAVEYAQETDYPELSAAYEDMFVEQPPELERFANVARTDGGANGGDHR
- a CDS encoding NAD(+)/NADH kinase, producing MATLGLIVNPAAGRDIRRLTGGASVVDNYAKRRVAECVCDGLTVAGEPVEVLVMPDRTGIADHAVAKAPDEIDATTLEMPIEENATDTRRAAARFRDAVDVAVVLGGDGTTRDAALELGDVPLVAVSTGTNNVVPAAVDGTVAGAAAALVATGTVAAETVTTRHGTVEARAETPTGERRLTGLAAAEVSSKSFIGTRALLDPADLRGGVVSQAHPGDIGLPAVAGALEPLSPTDPGGITVRLDDPADAPRSVRAIVAPGVTATVGVASCERLEPNESATFDVPDGVVGADGERELELTDAMVELTPVPDGPRLVDVHATLEAGARAGGFEVDAVDEGRTE
- a CDS encoding 2-oxo acid dehydrogenase subunit E2; this translates as MGYIVRMPKLGLEMERGTLLEWAVSEDESVSEGDLIAEVESEKSIGEIEAREDGVVRRTYLEVDETVPPGTPIGIVAPSEADISDLEAEATSDLEANVEVEEAEPEPEPDEPAAETAASEPEAGAGGETADESRASPRARDRAAELGVELATVEGTGYQGAITEDDVERAASEGTGAGGGEPDASPRARARADELGVDLASVEGTGYQGAITEDDVEAAATAETGGTSRTLAEQRPFGGMRKTIASRLSESDREAVHVTVHREADAEALLSAADAADATLATDVSVQDVLLQVISATLADHPAFNATFEDDVHELWEEHNLGIAVDIEQGLIAPVLPDVGAKSLAEIADERRDLVGRATSGDYTMDDLQGGTFTVTNLGVLGVEAFDPIINPPQVAILGVDAIAEQPTRGDDDSIEWRRHLPFDLSFDHRVVDGADAARFLETLVDYVENPWPLLPEDVADAADRGAAGAETEMPGRSVTATNPEGMHGRIEAGSFEWTYDEPESSGGTETGPTPVDVALGGLASCLSLSTRFQASKRDMLVEEIQVDVDATPEEGGVEDIAATIRLATDEDDESVDRLVDLGERGCHVSQMLREDLELDLSWERL
- a CDS encoding VOC family protein codes for the protein MVPDNIPQLAVEIPELSQVAFVVEDIDDGMDRFGSILGVGPWDVYRFEPPTLTDRTYHGESHEYSMVLALTQLGETMIELIEPLEGESIYTEHLEEHGEGLHHVACFAFDDPHAVVEEFEDAGLPVIQSGNYGGTEYWYFDTADELNGAIFETAANVDAMPEPDRTYPE
- a CDS encoding alpha-ketoacid dehydrogenase subunit beta; the protein is MTAQAELEQETETMTVREAIRQGLREELERDEDVYVMGEDVGLFGGVLEVTSGLYEEFGEERVRDTPISEAGFMGAATGAAATGTRPVVELMFSDFMGVSMEQIMNQMAKMHYMFGGKAELPVTVRTTEGGGMGAASQHSGTVHTWIAHFPGLKAVAPGTAASAKGLTKAAIRSDDPVFVFENKMIYEQSGEVPTDEDYTVPLGEAAVEREGEDVTVVATQRLVGESLGVADSLEGDVSVEVIDPRSLYPLDTDTIVESVEKTGRLVVADESPLSYGTHAEIIARVQEEAFFSLDAPIQRVGTPDTHMPFSPPLEQEVLPGDDDVRAAIERIA